The nucleotide sequence atttaattacatCGTTTAGACTGCTCTGAAGTGTGACTTGATTCATAGTTTCCAACAGAACAAAGATGGAAATTCTTCAGCTTCACAATGTAAGTTATCTGGTTATCCTGCAGCTGAAATCCTACAAAGGCTGCTGCCTATCACCCACTTTGCACAAGCAAAGCCTTCTCCTACTGTTCAAATATTCCTGTTTCACAAACAGCACTGTTAATAATAGCACTGAAGGACACATTTACTCAACAGGtgatggaaatattttcctgaatttaAATGAGATGTAATTACAACTTTGCTAAAACAAACCACACTCTGTTTATAATGGAAGTTAAAGCAGTCCCAAATCACTGTCATTAATCCTCCAAGACCCTGAAAAGAACACGCCAGCTCCCAGATGTTTAACAGGACGTCATTCCAAATGTGTGCAGtcacatacatacatacatgaAACAAAGCAAGGCTTGTACCGACTTAACAGATTCACTATGAATTTCCTGCTCAGATTTGCTAGGCAAACCATGATTTACCAGTTTTAGACAGCTCACAGGCTTGCAGTGTAGACTGACTTTTTTTTGGACCACCTTCTCCCAAAGATGTATGAAACCACAACTCTTCCGGAGCAGCCTATGAATCACTTCTTTCActgctggtttgtttcttttctggatCAAGATAACTGCCTTcaaataaaattctgtttttcattccttctttaAGCATTCTTTGCCGGATCCTTTGCTGGGCCAAGTTGTACCTGCAGTAAAACCTAGAGGGGatgaaaatgaaacacaatTCCCTGCTTTATATGAGTGGCAGGATCAAACCAGTGTCAGTCAGGCAGCTGAAAAGTTGCAACCACATTGCTAGTAAAATTAAGCATGCTGCCTTTGGAATTAGGACACAAGGATGGggtatgaaaaagaaaaaagaattagcaaaaatggaaataaatgggGGAGTTGATAACTTAAAATTCAAGAAACAacaggaagaattttaaaaatatatataaacataaacATTCAAACACAGTGAAATGTCTTCCTTTAAAGAAGATAACTATtttggggagaaggaagaggacGCTTTGCTAGGCAggttttttaatgtggtttCAAAACCAACATGAAACACTgtttctgaaaactgaaacacagggaTCATGTTGTACAATTCAGCCAACATAGGCCTGTCAAAATTGAAGAAGAATTTTACATACCAGTATCCTAACATTGTGCAAATATAGCTACCAACTGCAACATCACAAGATCTTTTAACTCtacctgaaagaaaaacaaaaaatcctctGAAAAGTCAGAGAAAACAACTTGTATGACTTCCCATTATTAATAACACCTAACAACAAATggaagtttttttccttgcaaataaatatatattcttgcaaataaatacatatatataaaacccAAAAGGAGTAAGTACTTACTAGTTGCTAAAAAATGTCCAAGACCCATAACTAAAGCCCCCAAGGAGCCATAGAGCACTGATTCTCGTGCACATGGGATATTTTTAACATCAAGAAATCCCAGGAGTTTAAAGGACTgtaagacaaaacaaaaagaaaaacccatcaatttaaaaaatcacttctgtagAAGTCTATGATGCAAACTCAACTGTAAAACTGACTTATCATAATAGCCAAGCATAACTAGTTGAGAACTTACTGCGCCCAGGTTTATAGATGACCAAAAGTGAACAGGTACAGATATATCAGGGATGTTTTTGGAAGAGTTAACTATTAATTTATATCATATAGTTTTGCACAAAAGTGTTGATCCATCCTTTCCAGTGAATATTACAAATGAACTGCTTAATTTCTTACCTTTAAATTccccaaaaaaagaagagagaagaccCTTAAGAATCCAGGATTTTTGTTACATTGCAACAAAGAAGGAAGGTTACAATCAAGTATGCAGTTAGTCACGCCATGTCATTTTAGTACCTGAAGCAAGCAAATGTGCTTGAAAAACGTTAAGTTACTGGAGAATTGAGCATGTAGTAGAGAACCTAATACTGAATACAAATGTTTATAAACCTAACTAATTAATGACCTTGCCCTATGtccaggcaggggctgggcacacGGGTCAGGGTCAAGGCAGCTGACCCTCAGTAACCCCTGcacatttttctgctgtccGTCCTTTGGTCAGGGAAGGTGAGAGAATATGGTTCAGTCTGTTGTGCTTAACTCATTAGAGCTTGAAGAATCATGTGCGCAACTGTACCAAAATTCATCAAAGgtgatggttttattttgttgtgaaGGTATTCCACTTGGTCAAAGTAGATTTTGAAGACGGACTACTACAGGGCTCAACTGCTTGTGGAAGGGTGACAACTCCGTGAGAGAAGTCATTGTGTAACGGTGGTAATGGGGATGGTGAGCATGGAAATCCCCAGCTTTAGTTTTATCCATGTTCCCTAGGGAGAGCCATCAGCTGTCCCTGTGTACAAGCGAGACAGAAAGGATGTAGTCTATGTTGGTCGAACCTCCCGATCAGTAATTTCAAGCGCTCTTATATGGAAGAAGCCACTTGATATGTTGCTGTTGTTGGCTAAGAAGGCATCCCTGCTACATCCACGCAGCGTGATGCATCCTTTTAAAATAGCGTCTCACCTGTTGCCAGGCTGGGCATCATTTGTTATGTCTCTGACCACTGCCGACCACCGGCCTCACGAACCCTCCAACCTCACCGCGGTGCTTCGCCCACCAAGAGCAAGTCCCGCGGAGGGACCCGGGGGAACACAGCCCAAACCCCGCCCGCCCCCCTGGCCCGGCAGAGCCCCAGTTCTGCCGTGGGTTTCCGTGTATTGTTCCCTAGCTATTTCCTCGGGCGGTGGAACGGCGGGCGGAGCCGTGGGGGCAtggtcactgctgctctgcaatgACCTCCAGTGTCCCCAGCGCGGGGCTGCCGCGGGCAGCCGTGTGCcgtgcagctcctcctcatcctcctcctcctcctcctcctcatgaTCATCCTCAATCTCCTCCTGGCCCCTCGCCGCCCGTCCCCCCTCCCGCCCTCCATTACCTTCCCCGGCTCAGAGTCGCCCTCGCCCGCCATGCCGCGGCAGCGCCTTCCCTCCCGCACCAGCGAGCCGGGGCTGCGCCCGCGTACAGAGCGGCGCCGAGGGGAGGCCGCTCCGCCCGCCTCGTCTCTATGGCGCCCGCGGAAGGGGCGGGGGCGGGCGAGCCGGCGCCATTTTAGGTCCCGGCGCCGAGCGAGATTCCAGCGCGAGTCCTTTGTTCGGCGAAATGGGTCACGGCGCGGGGGGCGCGCGCGCGGGCACGCGGCCGGGGGGGCGGGGCGCCGGCGCTcgcccctccccgcccccgCCTGGCCTCGCGCcgcccgccccctccccgccgcgGGCGCGCGCCCGGGCTGGGCGGGGCTGAGGGCGGCGCCGGGAATCCGCACGGCCCCGGGAATCCGCGCGGATCCCGGCGGGAGCACGCGGCCCCGCCACTCTCCGGCATACCGGGCCCCATAGGCCCTGCCGCCATTGTGCTGAGCCCGGCTGTTCAAAGCTAAAAGAGACACGACGGGGCTGGGAGGTGCAAACGCGCTCAGTGGGTAGCACCTAATGGGAGGAGGAGGTTACGGGATCCTTCGCGCGCCGTAGCCAGCCTGATGGATGTGGGGATGGTGGAGAGCTGATTGTCAGGGGAGCGTGCCAGGGTGCGGGAATGGGCCGAGGAAGAGATGACATGTGAGCTGGGCGGAAAGTTCCCGGGTGGCAGcgggaggtggaggaggaatTGATTGAGAAGTGCTCTGGAAAATGGCCTCCTCTGAGGAGGCCATGCGGAGCGGCATCGGACCCAACCCCAGCGGGTTCAGCCTGATAGAGCGGGGTAAGCCTGTGCTAAATCACTTGGACATGCTGGAAATCACCCCTTAGGTGTGCAGTTGTACCTGCAGTAAGGATGAGAAAAGGTAAATACTGCCAAGTGACTTAGGACAGAGGTACAGTTCTCCAGGATACTGTAAAAAGATACTTTGCTGCAAGAAGATATGGCTCTAAGTAGTGAATTACAGGGTAGATTCAATTTAGAACCTTTTCTATCTTAGCAATGAAGTATAACAAGGATGAGAGTTGTGTAATACTACTCTTTGATCTAAAAAATAGTGTGTCCTGACTTAGGCATGAGATATCTTCAGATCTtcttaaatattattatatgtTTGGTGCTTTTTTAATCCTATGCTAAATAAAATGGTCTTTTTCACACACTGAAATTTATGTCCATTTGGATTTTCTGTTACTACTTTTTGTGTTTCCTGTGTTTGTGGGATTTTGGAAACAATGTACTTTCACACAACCAATTTTCATGTTTCTCTAGCTGAAAAGTGCCACTGCCCATTTGCATGAGCTCTTTTAAATGTCCCATGGATTAGAAACAAATCTCAATCCCAACAGTCCCAATCTATCACTGTTTTGTTATCTTTCTAGATGTTGCAGACAGAGCTCTGAATTCACAGAACACTGATTCAACATTTGCTATGGATTTCTAAAAGATCAGTAGGAGGCACTCGAATTGGGAGTAGCTTGGCCTTTTTGAAATTAATGTATATTATGTATGTAGAGATGCAGACATAGGACATTTGCTATATGATGCAAACCCCAAAATTATTGACATAATCTGCCCTTGGAAATCCTTGTAATGTCCGGTTTTATTTTAGTTGGTTTAAAAATTAAGCAGTGACAAATACTGAGGAATGTAGCAAGAAATCCCAAGAGAATGCTGGCATGTCTGAGATTAACAAGGGCACAGTGGTGAAAAAGAGACACTGCATTTACTGCTAATGAGGTGGCCTGGCCTACAGCAGCTCatgttttgaaggaaaagaatggaaggatcttttttgctttgaaagaatTAAGATGATGGAGAGCAAAGTGCACAAATAGAACCTCTTCTTTCTGGTAGTCAAGAATAGGCTAAGGAAAAGTACGTGGTTTTCCCTATGTGTCATTTATCCTGTTCCCAAATGCCCAGATCACTCAAATTACACTTCAATAAACAAtaccattcttttttttttttctccctctccttggTACTTGGTCATTACTCTGCTTTACTACTGCacctcacagctctgcttcttGTCCTTCAGAAGCTGCTCCAAAATTAATCACTATTGCCCTTTGTGGAGTTAGAAGTCCACAGGGCTGCTTGTCAGTGCTTCAGATGAGTGAAGATGCTGGAGCTCTAGCCTGCTTAGCTTAAGGAAGAGGGACACTTGGGATGGCCTGAAGCATGCAGCCATCTTCCCTCGTGTCCCTTAGGGACCTGAGATGCCAGGGTGTGCAGAGAGCATGGGATGATGTCCTCCAGCACTTGAGGAGGACAGGGCTTTTGAAGTGTGGGCCTCgtacttctgctgcttttaccCTCGTGTGCTCTGAAGGCTCTGGGACTAGGGTCTTCTTTTTCACATCCTGGattcaaataaaaatgaggGTAGCTACTTCTGGCTCACTGAAATGCAGGTTTAGCCTGTAAGTTGATCAAGAAGGTTGAGACTCTGTGGGCATGTGGTACTTTATGAGGATGGTCACACAGGGAGTGTAAGAGCTGCTGGAATATGCTCACTGCCTTGCCAATGTGACTTGCTGCAAGAGCtgaactgatttttatttaaacccTTGGTACACCTGGCCCAGCAGAGGCACGTCCCAGAGCATCTTCCACTGTGTTCTGCCAGTGTGCTTACAGGAAAGGTGGTACAGCAAAAGCCCCTGTGTGCATGCCTCTCTCCATTAGCAGGGACACTGTGCTGTTTCTGGAAGCCAGGCGTTTTGTATATGCAAGTTTGGAACAGCTGCCTTGAATTTCTGACCCTGAAGGACACAACTGAGATATCTAAACATTCTTGTTTCTTTGATGACGTTGACTGGAGCTGGAGACCCTTGGCAGACCTGCCTGTGCATGGTCAGTTCTATCCATCATAGTGTGCTGATTGCCACTTGCTCTCAGCTGTTTGAACTTTTCCTATATTTATGCAGttcttatttttattagcaCTGATCAATAAAGTGTAGCATCCTTAGCTGTATGCCTCTCCAACCTGAAATTGACAGCTGGTCAATGGTTTGGATTGGTCTTTGACAGCATCTTTGTTCTCTCACCCTTCACCTCTGTGTTTAAAGGTTAGGCCAGGCAAAACTCTTGtcagtccaggagcaggaaagagGCCAGCGTGTACAGGACACGAAGCAGCAGACAGAGAGTAATCACATCACAACAGTGCAGACAGGAACCTGGCTCACTGGCTTCTCCAGTGCTTATTTACTTCATCAGAAGACTTCACTGAGGGGACCAATCCCTACATACATGGGGCTTGTCACTTCTGACTCAATTTTGGGCTGTGCTCCCTATAAGGAGGAAGCCATCACACAAGGGTGGAATTTCCTACCTTTAGTACCTCTTGGCCATATAAGTTATTCCTATACTGCAGGGTGTTTATGTAGCATTGTGGAAAAGCAGCCGCCTGCAAAATCTGTGCCAGTCTGTCCcaagaaatagaaatacatttattaGAGGGTGTGGATGACAACCCCTTTAGGTTGATGGCCACCATGGACAGAGAACTAAAGCTCCTGATGAATTCAGCATCTCCCAAGGGCTGCATGCTCTACCCAGGGCGTTTGCAAAGGCTCTGCTAGTTTGTCCATAACAGTTGTTATGGGcaagcagaggctgctctgcctgttcATATCCATAGATACCAGCTTAAACTCTTCTAAGGTGGGCTGCTGACACCAGAGGTGGTCCAGGCCTTTCTCCTCTTTGCTGTGCAATCCTGCCTGCTCTGTAtcaccagctgtgccacctgATGCAGCTGAAAGTTAGTCTTACACAAAAAGCTGCTTCCTGGCCGTGATGTGGGGGCAAACAGGCTGCTTTTTTGAGAGCAGTGCTGATTTACATCAAGTGCCTCAAGAAGTTGCTCTGTTGAAGATGTTTGGAAGGTAGCAGCAGGCCATTGTGTTGCTGGGCTAATAGCTGAATCATGCCTTAAGGCAAATTTTGGAGATGTCCAGCAGGGCTTTGTCTTCATGGTCACCCTGAAGCTACTTAAATAGCAGTGAAGCATTTGCTTGTGGTAACCATGTGCCATTTTGTAAGCTGTGAAAGCGAGAAGTAGTTAGAATTGCCAGAAGCCATGAAGAGGATGATTATTCCACTCATGTCCACAGTTGCCTTGAGGGTGTTTGTCCTTCCAGAGAAGAACATTATGTTACTGAATGCAAGTGTGTAGGAATAATGTGTTCTGGGGTTATGTATTTCTGAGCCACACTTGCAGCCCGGAAAGCCAACTGCATCCTGGACTGTATCAAAAGAAGAGTGGCCAGTAGGTTGAATTCTGATCTACTCGGCTCTTGTGATaccccagctgcagtgctgcatccagctctggggtcctcagcaaAGGAGAGGTATGGATCTGTTGGAGTGAGCCTAAAGGAGAGCCACAAAGATGCTCAGAAGGCTGGAGCACCTGTATGGAGACACCCTGCGGGAGCTGGGGtttttcagcctgaagaagaagAGGCTCTGGGCATATCTTATAGCAGCCTTCCAGAACCTAAAGAGAGCCTGcaagagagctgggaggggaacCTTCTGGCAGGACCTGTTGTGAAGGACAAGGAGTGATGACTTTAGACTGAATGAGGGtagatttaggttggatattaggaagaaattattccctgtgagagtggtgaggcactggaacaagttgcccagagaggtggtcggtgccccatccctgaaaactTCAAGGTCAGACTGGttagggctctgagcaacctgatctaattGAAAATGCTCCTGCTCATTGCAAGGGGGTTGAGATGAAATGATCTTTATTAATCCTTCCAACCCAAGGTACTCTATCATTCTGTGATGCTATGATGTTTTTTTGGGGATAAATTGTTATTATGATGGCTGCAGAGATATTGTGCTGTAGGTCATGTCAGAATAACCCTTGTGGGGTCAGGGCAGGCACGAGGAGCATGTGCAGGCTCCTTGTTGCCAAGGCAGTCAGCAACCACGTTCGTgcaattgaatttaaaaaaaactcttctttttccccccaagcATTAATGTTAATGCAAATTAACTTTCAACTGCATGACAGTTTTATTCTGGGTTAGCTTTGCTGATTGTTTCTGTAGGTTGACTTTGCCTAACTTATTCCTAACTGCTGGTACAAAGGATCTTTTCATCTGCAACACATAAGAGATTTTAATTCAATGTACTCCTCTTAAAGCCAAGGAAATAAGGGCAGGCTTTtaatagctttattttttttcctgccatatCTTTTAATCTCTTTATGTTATTTAGGCACTCGATTCAAAAAGGAAGGgggttttatattaaaaaaggcAGCTTATATAAAACATAAGAGTTATAATTGCAGCTGTACTGTTGGATGTAGAGCTAGATTTAAAATTTCCTGACTCACTAGTATAAATTGGACTAAAGGATGCTTCTGACTAAAAATAGAGCAGTTTTCCTTAAATAATcagtttttttcaaataatgtaaattatttAATCTATAAAGCATGTCTTAAATGTATTACTGGCAAATACTAACAGACAAGTTTTCTTGTATGTCACTGTAATCCACTTTAGGCATATAATGGTActatttatttctgcatgtttggtctttttttcttaatctgcAACTCTGTAAGTTGTAgaacttgtttgtttttgtttttgtttttgttttttttttttttttgtttggtttggtttttttttttgaaactgaaGACATTAGGAGATATAAACTGCTTCTGACACAAATTTGAATGGTGACCTCATAACCACAGGGTCATAGGCAGAAGACTGTGTAAGGAACTCCTTTCTTGCCTCAGAGCTACTTTCCTTTGGCCCTGTTTCATTCCTAACGTGTTCATCTAACCTTACTTCAAGACTTCCATTTCAtatcttcatttttcaaaacacagtGGCTGCCCTGAGGTTTCTATCACGAAGAGAGTGGAGGGTGGTTATTACGAACGCTGCACCTTGTGTTCCACGTCTGTCATGTGAATGTGTCAGGCTTAATCTTTATTAATTCCTGAGGGAAAACTGAAGACTAGAGCTAATAAGGTATTTGTATGGTAATTGTTTCTTTTGGGATGTGGTTTCTGAAAATTCATAACAAACTGGAAAGAGTTGCAGGAGTATgaaatttatttagaaataagcTGTTTAAATAGCAcaacaaaattagaaaattcataggggaaaaaagtatACTGAAGCTTATTTAATGCTCAGGCACCCTCTCAGACGTAAGAATTCCCTCAGCACAAGTCATTAGAAGCTGCAAGGGTATTCTGAGGAGTTATCGTGGTGTGCTTCCTCTGTCCTTACACTTTTCCCTATATATCCAATACtagataaattaaatttttgcatGACTCACTGGTGCTCTTGCATTTCTGCCAAGACTAGGCTAAAGCCCAGCGAAGGGAAAGTGATACAACACAGACAGTGATATCACTGAAGGctaggagagaaaagagatggtGTGCCAGGAGCCACTTTGGTGATGTGTTTTGCATGCAGTCTGCCGTTCTAGTGGATGGGTAATTAGCAGCGTACAGGGAGAGAGGAGTCACATTCAAGGAGCAGAGCATATCAAAGTAGACACTCAAACCAGACAACTGGAGAGGATGTTCAGAAGCCATGCCATGTGTCAAAAAATTATGAAGTATCAGGTAGGTCTCGTTATAtcttgttcaggttttttttccttttgtttttactcTTTAGTGGGTGAGGGAGGGCAAGGAGTTTGtgagttttattttagttttgtaaTCAAGTTTAAAGTATATTTCACTGGCTTATCCCCACCCCACACTGTCTGGTGACATGACTCTCTGCCAGTACCCTGCCACATGTAAGGTGTTTTGTTCCACTGGAAGTTACAGTATATTCCTGAGACAGCTGCCATCCAAAATACATGGAGAGATTCAGAGAAGTCAGTGAGTGTTGTTTCATCCTGCTGCAAAGGCTGGTTTCAGTCTGCTAGGGCAGGATCTCCTACACAAAATAACACACCTTTGGCAAGgggtaaaggaaaaaaattgcacatGGCTTCAGAAGGATCTCACGAGAAACAGGCAGTCTGCAAGGATGAGATTTGAGAGTTCAAAGTCAAACACAACATATTATTTCCAAACAGTTGTTCCAGATTTGCAAGCACCTTAGGTGTCCTGCTGTGGTGTCCAGATTCCCTGGCAAGAATTCaaggtttttcttgtttgtgaCAGGAATGACTTCATGTCTTGCACACTGAGAGTGTTAATTTAgcatataaatatttctctacCTGGTAtggtttctgctgctttctgagaagcagcagagattAAAAATACCTCATATCTTGTTGCTTGGTGTTTTCAGGTCCaatattttgctcttttcctgaTGCCTCACTGTGACCTGGCTGAAGGCTGAGTCAGTCTGTTGGTGGCTGGCTACCGAGGGCTACAACCTTCTGTCACATTTTGATTTTGGAGGATCCTGGTTTCCTGCCTAAAGTATCAGGAGCTGGGCTAAAATCATTAACTGGAGAGAGCACCTGATGCAAGACAGCCATCAGAATGTGGTGGAGCGGGGCACCATGTGCAGTGCAGAAGCTGAGCTCTGAGGTTTTGGAAAGCAGTAGGACAACTGGAGCTCTTTGAGTTGCCGGGGAAACTTTTCCCAGATGGACATGGGGGGGTCCGTGTGCACTCTCTGCACTCAGCTGTTGCCATTCCCTTCCGTGTGCCAAGcggtgctgctggggaagccTTCCAGAGTCTCACCAGGGTAAGGCCCAGTGCTGTTGCCCTCGCCAGTGAGGCAACTACCTCCTCCCTAAACTGAGTTTCAGACCAGACCTCCTGAGCACAGGCATCTGTTCAGGGGGCACTGAATTATacagaagggttttttccttcatactGGTGGGTTTATTTTCCCATACATTTTCCCATGCTGATAGTTCCATTTTCCCAGCATGTCTGACTTGTGCCTTCCCAGTACCTCTGCAGGAACAAGAGCAGAAGCTAAACACGTGCTTCCTTGCCTCACTTACAAACTATTTAAAATTCTTACATAATTGATGTCTGATAGATTGGTTTTTCTCATCTGCTCAAGCTAAATTAGGCTACCAGCAGCCAGAGGTGGCTGGTGAGTTGTTCTTCCAGTCCTGGGAAAGTCTCTGTTAGCAGAAATATTCAACAACAACAATCAGGGCCACTTCTCAGgtgaggaagagaaaggaaggctTATTGTGATGAATGGTCCTTCAGAGCACTAACATGGGCTCCTGACAGTATAATTCTGAATAATGGTGTTGCTTCCTCCTGATTCTCATCTCATTCTTGTGCTTGGGAGCAGTAAGTGCATTCCCCCAGTTTATGGTTTCCTTTTCACATTTGTTGGCCTTTAAACTCATCACTCAAGATGATCATTGCAATACAGAAGTTTGTCTTAAATCCCCCATCTTTTTCAAATGCTCATCATGAACACTAAAAAACTAATGCTGTTCAGagctctggatttttttcccaatttaaCTACAGGCAAGTCTCAGATTTTGAACATGTGAGAGATCTCTTTAAAATCTTATCTATAACTGACATAATTATCTGCTCAGACAAGTTGTGGCAAAAGGGCATTCACTAAGAAGAATCTCAGGCTTTATGCTCTTATTTTTAAGATAAATCATGGGATGATCCCCAAACCCCTCGCCATTTCATTTATTAGGTCTTTCTCCAAGAAAATGCAGAACTGCTGGACATTCAGAGGAGGAGAATTTAAGcacttgtttttatttaagCCTCAGAAACCATCAGCTCCTTAGTAACTAGGGGTGTGTCTGCTAAGAACAATCTGTCACCTGTCACAGGGCTTTTAAGCAACTGATttcacagccagagctcagatAGATAATTGACAAAATCGTGCAGACTTCAGCTAAGGAAagtgctaattttttttttttttagtattatcCACAAAAGGCTGCTTTTTCAGTTAATTTCATATTCTTAGACAATTTCAAATTGTAGTTACAAAGAATGTCATGTGAATTGATTGTAGCTTATTTGTAAAGCTCTGTCAGATACAAATAGTCCAGAGTCTGCAGATTTATGTAAGTGTTGGTTAAACGtaattttttcataattaaacCAGCTAAGTCTCTAAAAAGTCTCTAGAATCCCTTTTAACACACATTCACTGATATTTTAGCAAAACACTAACCTCCCAAAGTCTTAAAGCCTACtgataatttcaaatttattaaGTTTGTTAGTATAATTCTTGGGGAAAAGACAAGTTGTAGAGAAACTTGAAAATGGTTCTGTAAGCCACAGCCACAGATGTAAAATTTGATAAAGGTTAGAGAGGTGAAGGTCAGAGGTGAAGCTGGTGACTTCTGCGCTGAAGGGTTTGAAGGAATCTTCTCA is from Serinus canaria isolate serCan28SL12 chromosome 3, serCan2020, whole genome shotgun sequence and encodes:
- the LOC103821851 gene encoding cytochrome c oxidase assembly protein COX20, mitochondrial — translated: MAGEGDSEPGKSFKLLGFLDVKNIPCARESVLYGSLGALVMGLGHFLATSRVKRSCDVAVGSYICTMLGYWFYCRYNLAQQRIRQRMLKEGMKNRILFEGSYLDPEKKQTSSERSDS